From the Chryseobacterium fluminis genome, the window TGCACATCCAGCATGTCCCGAGGAGATACTGGAAATATCTCACAGAAAAACATTAGCTTTCTGATCGATCTGGCTGAGTTCTTTTTCTTATTCAACAATTCCACCAATGAATATCTTAAATCCCGGAGGAATATGTATTATTGTAAAAACATCAGACACCATGAAAAAAATAATATTTCTATCCGTTTTAGCAATAATTACAGGCTGCAGCAAAGAAAAATCCGGGAACACGTATCTATCAGAATCTGCTGAGCAAAAAGATTTGAATCATGAAAATTCTGTGAAAATTCATCAGGGCAAAAATACAGTCAGAGAAAGGTTTTCGCCACCAAAAGGGTATCGCTGGGTTGAAGAGCAGCCCGGTTCCTTCGGATATTTTATTGAAAATTTCAAGCTGAAACCTTATGGAAGCCCGATTCTGAAATATGACGGAAATCCCATTGCTACCCAAAATCTTCATGAAGCCGTTTTTGATATTGATACAGGAAATAAAGACCTTCAGCAATGCGCTGACGCCGTGATCCGTCTGCGGGCAGAATATTTATTTAGAGCTCAAAAACCTGATGCTGTAAAATTTCATTTCACCAGCGGGCACCTCGTTTCATGGAATGATTATAAAAGCGGAATACGGGCTTTTGTCAGCGGAAATTCTGTAAGTTTCAGAAAGACCGCTGCTGCTGACGGCTCGTACGAAAATTTCAGGAAGTATCTGGATCTGATTTTCAATTACGCAGGTACGATTTCATTATATTCAGAAACAGTCCGTGTTACGAAAAATTCATATTTGAAAACCGGTGATATTTTAATCACTCCCGGAAGTCCCGGCCATGTGGTTTTTATTGCCGGAGTCTGCGAAAATAAAGAAGGCAAAAGACTGTTTCTGCTGAGCGAGGGCTTCACCCCAGCTCAATCGATTCACCTGTTATCCAATCCTTTTGAAAAAAACATCTCACCATGGTATGATCTGGATGTAAATTCTCAGGAAACCAAAACAGCGAGGTACATTTTTAAACCAACAAATTTTAGACATTTTTAATCATTTATATTCAAAACTCTTATCATGTTACTGCGATTATCTGAACTTGTTTTTGTAGATTTGTGTTCGAAATTTTTTACTAGATGAAAGAGAGTGCGGTAAAGAAAATTGCAGTTCTTACCTCCGGAGGCGATTCTCCGGGTATGAATGCAGCATTAAGAGCGGTAGTGCGAACTGCAAATTATTATAATATCGAATGTTACGGAGTAAGAGAAGGCTACAATGGGCTTATCAACAATGATTTCCTGAAAATGGGGCCTCGTTCCGTAAAAAATATAATCAATCAGGGCGGAACCATTCTGAAATCTGCCAGATCCATGGAATTTAAAACTAAAGAAGGTCGCCAGAAGGCTTACGACAACTGCGTAAAGCTTGGCATAGACGGTTTGGTTTGTATCGGTGGAGACGGAACTTTCACGGGGGCTAAGATCTTTAATGAAGAATTCGGAATCCGAGTTATCGGAGTACCCGGAACCATTGATAATGATATTTTCGGAACCGATAATACCATCGGATACGATACTGCTTTGAATACGGCCATGGAAGCTATCGACAAAATCCGTGACACGGCAACTTCTCACAACAGAGTTTTCTTTGTAGAGGTTATGGGTCGTGATGCCGGTTTTATTGCTTTAAACAGCGGACTGGCAACCGGAGCTCTGGACATTTTAATTCCTGAACGTAAAGACAGCATTGATGAGCTTTTTGCCAATTTCAGAAATGCTGAAAAAACCGGAAAAGCGTCAAGTATCGTCGTGGTGGCGGAAGGAGAAAAGCTGGCCAATATTTATGAGCTGGCCGAAAAAACGAAAAAGGAGTTTCCTGATTATGACATTCGTGTTGCCATTTTAGGCCATATCCAGAGAGGAGGTTCTCCGAGCTGTGCTGACAGAGTCTTAGCCAGCAGGCTGGGTTATGGTGCAGTAACAGGATTAATGGAAGGACAGACTAACGTGATGGCTGGTATGCGTTCCAATGATATGGTGTATACACCTATTGAAGAAGCCATTAAAAAACATAATGAAATCAATAAGGATCTTTTATTGATCTCAGAAATCTTAGCAATCTAATATTTTTAATATAATTTAAAACAAACTATTATGTCAACAATTAAAGTAGGTATCAACGGGTTTGGTAGAATTGGACGTCTTGTTTTCAGAGCAATGACTGAAAGAGATAACATCGAAGTAGTAGGAATTAATGACCTTATCGATGCTACATACATGGCTTACATGTTAAAATATGACTCTGTACACGGAATTTTCCCGGGTGAAGTTTCTGTAGAAGGAAATGACCTTGTGGTAAACGGAAAAAGAATCAGAGTGACGGCAGAAAGAGACCCGAACAACCTTAAATGGAACGAGATCGGAGCTGATTATATCGTAGAATCTACAGGTCTTTTCTTATCTAAAGACTCTGCTCAGGCTCATATCAATGCAGGTGCTAAGAAAGTGATCCTTTCTGCTCCTTCTAAAGATGACACACCAATGTTTGTAATGGGGGTAAACCATACCGAACTTACGGACGATGTAAAAATCTTATCCAATGCTTCTTGTACAACCAACTGCTTAGCTCCTTTGGCTAAAGTGATTCACGATAACTTCGGAATCGTAGAAGGTCTGATGACTACGGTACACGCTACAACAGCCACTCAGAAGACAGTGGACGGTCCTTCCATGAAAGACTGGAGAGGCGGAAGAGCTGCTCTGAACAACATCATCCCTTCTTCTACAGGTGCTGCGAAAGCGGTAGGAAAAGTAATCCCATCATTAAACGGAAAGTTAACAGGTATGTCTTTCAGAGTACCAACCGTTGACGTTTCTGTAGTAGATTTAACCGTGAGATTAGAAAAAGCAACTTCTTACGAGGAGATCTGTGCTGCTATTAAAGCTGCTTCTGAAGGTGAATTGAAGGGGATTCTTGGATATACTGAAGATGCGGTAGTTTCTCAGGATTTCATCGGAGATAAGAGAACTTCAATCTTTGATAAGGATGCGGGTATTATGCTTTCACCTAACTTTGTAAAACTGGTTTCTTGGTATGACAATGAAATGGGTTATTCGAACAAGTTAGTAGATATGCTGATCCATTCTGCTTCTTTATCTAACTAATATTAAAGTATTTCGCTTTACATAAAAAAACCTTCCGTCCGGAAGGTTTTTTTATTTTCAATATAATGAAATACTTTATAAAAAGGCTTTTTCATAGCTGTTAATAATATCTGTCCAGATTTTCTGATCACTTTTTTCAATATACTGCAGGGCATTATGAGAGGCAAGTCCTTCTCTGAACGCTACCCTTTCGTTACTGAAGTTATCAGCATTTAACCTAATCATGCTTCCGGCAAAAACCCGGTCATAGGGATTATTAAAATTATACCATCTTTTAAGATTCAGTTTTTGAACAGGTATAAAATCCGGAAGCCTCTGAACACCGAGCTGACTGCCCGCTGTAATTAAAGTAATATCTTTATAAATTTGTCCGTTATTTTCCGAAAGAAAAAGATCATAACATATCAATGAGCCCAAACTGTGAGCATAAATGACATGGCAACCTGTATTCTGAATTTCTTTTTTCAGAAATTCCCTTAAATTCATTCTTAATTCCGGGTATCGGAAAAACTCCACTACCATATCCAGATAATCATCCTTAAAACTTTCTACTCCTTTCATCCGGTTGCTTTCATAAAGAAAAACGTTTTTCAGAAATTTCCAGTAATCTGTTATTGTAGCTTCCTGTTTTTCAAAATAGTGATCGAAAACAGGAAAACTTATATTGGTATTCGTCACTTTACGTTCTATTGCTGCTTTCCATTCCTGTTTCCAGTCTTTTCGAGATCCTGGATTGTCTTTACCTCCGATACCATGGAGACATAATACATTTAGTTTATTCATGGTTATATTTTATTAATCAGTTAAATTCCTGACTGCACTTTGTGTTATAAACATTTTACAGTAACAGAAATTTTGTTAACTGATGATCACTTTTCAGACAAAGGTGAAAAATTTCAGGATACGAAAACATAACCCTTTTGTGTAATTTTCGGATGAGAACAGGCGATCGGAAATCTGCAGACAAAAAAGCCTCCCGATCACGAGAGGCTATAGTTTATCATTTTCAAACAACTAAAAAGAAAAAGGTAAACTATTACTGTTTATGTAAAATTATTACGGAGAAGTACATACCATCTCCTTTTATAATTATTTAATATACCTATAGTTAAAAATTTATTGATTTAAAAACAGAAGATAGGGCGATATCGGCTACAAAAATTAAACAGCTGATGAAAGTTAAGTTTTCACGGTTATCAGATGTGCAAAGTTTCAAATTTTATCAAAGCAAAAAAATCCCCCTTTTGTGGTATTTTCTCTGGTTAATTTTGCTACTTTTAACGTCAAAACAAGTTTAATGAAAGATGTAGAGAAGAAACATCCTTTGATAGAAGTCTGGGACACCTATCCCGGCGTCCGGCAAAACGGAAAAAAAGATCTTAGTATCCCTCCTATTGAACGTATCATCGGTGAAATGTTCGCGATTGGTGAATATTACTATTATGTTCTCAATCTTACCAACAGTACCCTGTCTTATCATCATGAAAATATTTTAAAACTGCATGGTTTAAAAAAATATCCTGAAAACCTGAAAGAAGTGATTGATCTTACCCACCCGGATGATATTGAATTTGTCATGAAAGCCGAACAGACCGTTATCCAAAAAATGATGGAAATAGGCTTACAGCATCAGCTGTATACAAAATCAAGTTACTGTTTCCGAATGAAAACAGCCGGTGGAAAATATGAATTATTTCATCATCAGGCTATTCCGACCATGGAAGATGAAAACGGACAACTGATACAGTCTATAAATATTCATACCAATATTAACCATATTACCAAGGAAAATCCCCGTACCGTTCTGATATCAGGGATAGGGCACAGAAAAGATTTTCACCAGGTTAAGCTCGACCGTACCCTTGATGATGAACTGATGGAAAACCTTTCCAACCGGGAAACTGAAATTCTATCATTGATTGCCAAAGGATATTCAGGACCTGAAATAGCGAAAATGCTTATTTTATCAGAACATACGGTACGTACACACCGGAAAAACATTCTGAGAAAGACCAGGTCCAGAAACAGCAAAGAACTTCTTAAAAAGGCTTTTGAAAACGGACTGATATAATCATCATCCTGACTTTGATACAGTAAATATTTTATTAAAATCGGGATGACATCATAATGGTGATCCTGGACTACGGTTAAAATTAAACTGATAAATCTCACAGCGGAATTTCGGCTCAAAACTTGTATTTTTATCTATAATGGAAAGAGCCAGTTTACAGCCACGTTTTAAGGATTCACAGCATTTTAGAGATTTCTGGACAAAAGGCAACGGAAGACATCTGATTGAGTTTTCGGGTGCACAGGTGAATTTTAATGACTTTGAAAAATTCTCACCCTATTTTTATCACATCGATCAGGTGGGTGATGAGGTTGTGAAAGATGTATATTTCAACAAAAAATATGCGGAAGCTTCAAGAGAAATCGAAAATTATATCCGAAATGGTGTCCGGGAAGACGATGAGGTCTGGGACAGTGTAAAAAATCTCTTTTTACAGACTCAGCATGTTCCCGACTGGCTGGATTACGGTCTTTTAAAAAGTGGGGCAGAATTATGCATGAGGAGTAACCTTGACTCTTTAATTTCGCTCCGGGATTACTGCCTGATGGGAGGTTATGATTACGCCTACCTCAACAAACCTCTTATTGTCACCGAAGCACTGAAGAAAGGAGCCGTGAAAAGGCTTTCCGAAACACTGGACTTTTGGGTTAACGTGACAAGGTACGATGCCCTGGAAATCCATAAGAAAGGTTATGAATTCGCCATAAAGACCCGTCTGATCCATTCTTATGCAAGACTTTCCATCAAGAAACATTATAAAGACTGGGATACCGAAAACTGGGGCGAACCTATCAATTCATGGGATATGATGGCTACTTATATAGGCTTCAGTCTGGTTTTTCTTCACAGTCTGAAAAAACTGGGAAATACTTTTTCCATAGAAGAAGAAAAAGGGCTTTTCCATCTCTGGAAGTATGTAGGATATCTTTTGGGAATTCCTCAAAATTTACTGCCTAACGATAAAAAACAGGCTACAGAATATTTTTATTTGTGGACTTCTGTACAGCCTTCGTCAGATAAAGATTCTGTTTTACTTGCACATTCTCTCCTGAATGAATCTTTGGAAAACCCTATTTTAAAATATTCTTTTCAGAGAAAAAATTTAAGGTACCTGCACCTGTGCTGTACATGGTATCTGCTGGACGATGAAGTCTGCCGGAGACTGCAGATCCCGGATGTGAAAAACAAAAAGCTTTTTCCGAAAACAAAGTGGCTCATTAATAAAGTGTATGATCGCCTGGTGAGCCGTGAGGCCAGAATCCGGAAGGGAAATAAAGACCAGATGAAAGTTCTGGGAGATTATCTCAGCATCACAAAGAATTCAAATTTTCATTAGTTTTCCAAACCCGAAAAAGGATAACTTCCCCATCCACTGGCAAAAGAACTCTATTCTAGAACATATCCTAAAACAGATATATAATTAAGCGAAGCCGCATGGAAAGGGCATTGCCCTGATCGTCATTCACAGCTATAATAATGGCATTTAAGTACATCTGTCACAGCTTTGTCCGCTAATGCGATCTCACCGAAAATTTTATCATTTTTTAACTATAAAATCAGCTCTTAAAAGCAAATAATATTAGTTTTTAAGTGTAAATTTTTGTAAATTTGATTAATTATTTAAAAGACAGATGAGTAATACTGATGATAAGAAAAAAGCACTGGCACTGGTGCTTGACAAGCTAGATAAAACATACGGAAAAGGAACAGTAATGACTTTAGGGGATGACGCTGTAGACAATACCATTGAAGTTATTCCTTCCGGATCTTTAGGATTGGACATCGCTCTTGGAGTGGGTGGATATCCCAGAGGCAGAATTATCGAAATCTACGGCCCTGAATCTTCAGGGAAAACCACTTTAACACTTCACGCAATCGCAGAAGCTCAAAAAGCGGGAGGTATTGCTGCATTCATCGATGCAGAACATGCTTTCGACAGAGGCTATGCAGGGAAACTGGGAATCGATTTGGAAAACCTTATTATTTCTCAGCCGGATAACGGTGAACAGGCACTGGAAATTGCCGACAACCTGATCCGTTCAGGGGCTATCGACATTGTTGTTATTGACTCTGTAGCTGCCCTTACCCCAAAAGCGGAGATTGAAGGCGAAATGGGAGACTCTAAGATGGGTCTTCACGCAAGACTGATGTCACAGGCATTGAGAAAACTGACGGCTACGATTTCCAGAACCAAATGTACGGTTATCTTCATCAACCAGTTGAGAGAGAAAATCGGAGTTATGTTTGGAAACCCTGAAACGACAACCGGAGGTAATGCGCTGAAGTTCTACGCTTCTGTAAGAGTAGACATCAGAAAAGCAAGTGCTCCTATTAAAAACGGAGATGAAGCTGTAGGAAGCCGTGTAAAAGTGAAAATTGTAAAAAACAAAGTAGCCCCACCTTTCAAACAGGCAGAATTCGACATTATGTACGGAGAAGGCGTGTCTAAGACAGGAGAAATTCTTGATCAGGCTGTAGAGCAGGCAATTGTTAAGAAAAGCGGCTCATGGTTCAGCTATGAAGAGACAAAGCTCGGACAGGGACGTGATGCGGTAAAAGATGTGTTAAAAGACAATCCTGAACTTTCTGAAGAATTGGAAAACAAAATCAAGGATGCCATTGCTAATAAAAAGCAATAATATTTGAAACATATTAACAGAATCGGCGAAGCTAAGCTTCGCCGATTTTTGTTTTTCACTAAGGTTGGTCATCCGTTAGCTCAAAACCCCAGTCTATTCCCTTCTGTGTGGCAGGAACCCCTCTGGTCATCCAGGCCGGAGCTTTAGCACCTTTAAGATAATAATCAAAGAACTGCTGTTCCCGGATCTGTATATCTTTTCTGTTCTGGCGCTTCATCAGGTTGTGATCATCCCCGTTATAATTCAGAAGCCAGGCCGGTTTCCCGAGACGGCGCAGTGCGGTAAACATTTCAATACCCTGATACCATGGCACTGCCCCATCCTTATCATTACTCATAATAACAACCGGAGTTTTTACTTTATCGATCATAAACAGCGGTGAATTCTTAATATACAGATCCGGTGCTTCCCACAGGTTTTTCCCTAACCTGCTCTGCGACTTTTCATACTGAAACTGTCGGTTCATCCCCGAAGTCCATCTGATTCCTCCGTATGCAGAAGTCATATTTACGACCGGAGCTCCACTCCACGCAGCGGCATACATATCGGTATGAGCAATAAGATAGGCTACCTGATAACCACCCCAGCTTTGTCCCTGAATTCCTATTTTGGCACCATCTACCCATGTATTCTGTTTCAGCTTTTCTACACCCGAATTAATATACTCCATTGCCGATTCCCCGGGAAGGCCGTCGGTATAGGAAATATCCGGTGTGAAAACCAGGTATCCGTTACTCACAAAGTAAGAAATATTTAATCGTGAGGGCGTGGGGGCCGGAGCTACATACCTGTTCAGATTATCAGAAAGTTTTTCGTAGAAATAAACGATCATCGGATATTTTTTGTCAGGATTAAAATTTTCCGGCTTGTATAAAACTCCTGTGGACGAATTTCCTTTTGGCGTTGTCCAGTTTATCAACTCATTGGTTCCCCAATTATAATGATTTTGTTGCGGATTGGTATTGCTTAGCTTATCCTGACGGGAGAAATCTGATGTTGTAAAAATATTCGGAGAAGCAGTATAGGATTCTTTAACCAAAATATATTCTTCCGCATTTTTTGCTTTCTGAAGACTCCGGTATCCCCAGACATTTTCCATCTGAATTTTTTTGGGATCCTCTTTCGAATGAACTGAGGTTTTAAAAATTCCGTTTGCTTTGGTCGTATTATCAAAGGCTGACAGATAAAGAGAAGTTTTCCGGTTTATACTTTTAACATCTTTATCCAGATCGTAGGTATCAAATGTTATTTTATTTTTACGTCCGAATCCGTTCGTTATATTTCTTGGTTTTTTTGAGCCGTTCAGGAAAAACTCCCAAAGATCAAACCGGTCTTTAATAATGACAGATTCATCGTTATCCGTCCAGGATGCGATTCCATAAGGATCCGGAAAGTCGGGCATATCAAATTCCTCGTCCACGAAAGAAAACGGTACTTCTGTATTAAGAGGAAGGGTCTGTTGTGTTTTCACGTTATAGCTGAACCATTTTCCTTTTTCCCTGTCAAAAATC encodes:
- a CDS encoding DUF4846 domain-containing protein, which gives rise to MKKIIFLSVLAIITGCSKEKSGNTYLSESAEQKDLNHENSVKIHQGKNTVRERFSPPKGYRWVEEQPGSFGYFIENFKLKPYGSPILKYDGNPIATQNLHEAVFDIDTGNKDLQQCADAVIRLRAEYLFRAQKPDAVKFHFTSGHLVSWNDYKSGIRAFVSGNSVSFRKTAAADGSYENFRKYLDLIFNYAGTISLYSETVRVTKNSYLKTGDILITPGSPGHVVFIAGVCENKEGKRLFLLSEGFTPAQSIHLLSNPFEKNISPWYDLDVNSQETKTARYIFKPTNFRHF
- the pfkA gene encoding 6-phosphofructokinase codes for the protein MKESAVKKIAVLTSGGDSPGMNAALRAVVRTANYYNIECYGVREGYNGLINNDFLKMGPRSVKNIINQGGTILKSARSMEFKTKEGRQKAYDNCVKLGIDGLVCIGGDGTFTGAKIFNEEFGIRVIGVPGTIDNDIFGTDNTIGYDTALNTAMEAIDKIRDTATSHNRVFFVEVMGRDAGFIALNSGLATGALDILIPERKDSIDELFANFRNAEKTGKASSIVVVAEGEKLANIYELAEKTKKEFPDYDIRVAILGHIQRGGSPSCADRVLASRLGYGAVTGLMEGQTNVMAGMRSNDMVYTPIEEAIKKHNEINKDLLLISEILAI
- the gap gene encoding type I glyceraldehyde-3-phosphate dehydrogenase, with the translated sequence MSTIKVGINGFGRIGRLVFRAMTERDNIEVVGINDLIDATYMAYMLKYDSVHGIFPGEVSVEGNDLVVNGKRIRVTAERDPNNLKWNEIGADYIVESTGLFLSKDSAQAHINAGAKKVILSAPSKDDTPMFVMGVNHTELTDDVKILSNASCTTNCLAPLAKVIHDNFGIVEGLMTTVHATTATQKTVDGPSMKDWRGGRAALNNIIPSSTGAAKAVGKVIPSLNGKLTGMSFRVPTVDVSVVDLTVRLEKATSYEEICAAIKAASEGELKGILGYTEDAVVSQDFIGDKRTSIFDKDAGIMLSPNFVKLVSWYDNEMGYSNKLVDMLIHSASLSN
- a CDS encoding response regulator transcription factor, with translation MKDVEKKHPLIEVWDTYPGVRQNGKKDLSIPPIERIIGEMFAIGEYYYYVLNLTNSTLSYHHENILKLHGLKKYPENLKEVIDLTHPDDIEFVMKAEQTVIQKMMEIGLQHQLYTKSSYCFRMKTAGGKYELFHHQAIPTMEDENGQLIQSINIHTNINHITKENPRTVLISGIGHRKDFHQVKLDRTLDDELMENLSNRETEILSLIAKGYSGPEIAKMLILSEHTVRTHRKNILRKTRSRNSKELLKKAFENGLI
- a CDS encoding oxygenase MpaB family protein — protein: MERASLQPRFKDSQHFRDFWTKGNGRHLIEFSGAQVNFNDFEKFSPYFYHIDQVGDEVVKDVYFNKKYAEASREIENYIRNGVREDDEVWDSVKNLFLQTQHVPDWLDYGLLKSGAELCMRSNLDSLISLRDYCLMGGYDYAYLNKPLIVTEALKKGAVKRLSETLDFWVNVTRYDALEIHKKGYEFAIKTRLIHSYARLSIKKHYKDWDTENWGEPINSWDMMATYIGFSLVFLHSLKKLGNTFSIEEEKGLFHLWKYVGYLLGIPQNLLPNDKKQATEYFYLWTSVQPSSDKDSVLLAHSLLNESLENPILKYSFQRKNLRYLHLCCTWYLLDDEVCRRLQIPDVKNKKLFPKTKWLINKVYDRLVSREARIRKGNKDQMKVLGDYLSITKNSNFH
- the recA gene encoding recombinase RecA, producing the protein MSNTDDKKKALALVLDKLDKTYGKGTVMTLGDDAVDNTIEVIPSGSLGLDIALGVGGYPRGRIIEIYGPESSGKTTLTLHAIAEAQKAGGIAAFIDAEHAFDRGYAGKLGIDLENLIISQPDNGEQALEIADNLIRSGAIDIVVIDSVAALTPKAEIEGEMGDSKMGLHARLMSQALRKLTATISRTKCTVIFINQLREKIGVMFGNPETTTGGNALKFYASVRVDIRKASAPIKNGDEAVGSRVKVKIVKNKVAPPFKQAEFDIMYGEGVSKTGEILDQAVEQAIVKKSGSWFSYEETKLGQGRDAVKDVLKDNPELSEELENKIKDAIANKKQ
- a CDS encoding alpha/beta hydrolase family protein, with protein sequence MKLKCTVFILLIMTCFMDAQKKPLDHSVYDSWQNIGARKISNDGKWIAYAVDVQEGNSDLFLYSVKSKNSRKFPRAAKMEFTHDSRFGIFQIRPLYKDIKAVKDKKLKQNKLTKDSLAIVDFLSGRTEKIPNVKGFKIPEKGGSYVAYLLENLKDKSSVDSSDKDGDGKAEDDKNAKPLQLVIRNLITGKSTVWENVSRYEFSKNGKQLVFVTKKPEEKNKDTKEKKDSADDKTADKKAVDPSKPKKYPLESVQVVNLQTGAVNKISEMEGDFLQLSFDEEGNQLAFVGTSSAQNDLVKEYQLYYFNFKTDKKQTVAGDHAAMKKNWVISENRLPVFSKNGKQLYFGVAPKPVAKDTAMIANDHAVVDIWNYKDDYLQTVQLKELKNDLKKSYAAVMQTEKPDFFRNIEGEDLDTLRLVNDGNAEFTLGITSLHNRISSQWEGSVKKTYYLIDHKTGERTEIIRNLNGSVTVSPLGKFAVIFDREKGKWFSYNVKTQQTLPLNTEVPFSFVDEEFDMPDFPDPYGIASWTDNDESVIIKDRFDLWEFFLNGSKKPRNITNGFGRKNKITFDTYDLDKDVKSINRKTSLYLSAFDNTTKANGIFKTSVHSKEDPKKIQMENVWGYRSLQKAKNAEEYILVKESYTASPNIFTTSDFSRQDKLSNTNPQQNHYNWGTNELINWTTPKGNSSTGVLYKPENFNPDKKYPMIVYFYEKLSDNLNRYVAPAPTPSRLNISYFVSNGYLVFTPDISYTDGLPGESAMEYINSGVEKLKQNTWVDGAKIGIQGQSWGGYQVAYLIAHTDMYAAAWSGAPVVNMTSAYGGIRWTSGMNRQFQYEKSQSRLGKNLWEAPDLYIKNSPLFMIDKVKTPVVIMSNDKDGAVPWYQGIEMFTALRRLGKPAWLLNYNGDDHNLMKRQNRKDIQIREQQFFDYYLKGAKAPAWMTRGVPATQKGIDWGFELTDDQP